The Panicum virgatum strain AP13 chromosome 6K, P.virgatum_v5, whole genome shotgun sequence nucleotide sequence agcatggacatggtcatttgaaaatggatgcacactatggtaactcaggttcttagaagttcaaataagtggttttcaacttatatctcaagaatatttggatttcactcaagactcaaatcagaaaagtcaaaatcagaaaaagtctatacaccggtttaaccaacgcttccacttttctatacgtcggttaaacgcagtcagcAAAGTCTGGACAAGGTCTatacactggttaaaccgatctTGTTTGTATTAACGTcagtgcattagtccagagttggtttttccagggcatttcaagttcaatacaccggttaaaccgacgctgtttgaaatgagacgtcggtgcaattgaccagtgagatggtttttccaaggatttcagaagttgtactcatcggttaaaccgacgatggttttgagttaacgtcggtgcagttatccagagacttggtttttcagttgatcagtggacaactatactcaccggttaaaccgatgatacgtcggttaatctgcccaaattgtaacggctagttttcagaaagggcagtttacattcatcggttaaaccgacgctgactattggaggtacgtcagattaaccggcgctacgcagttttctggcagcttttctccatcggctctattcgtgtgagctgcctatatatacccctccaatggatcATTTTacactctcttgacaccaggctacattcatacactatactcttgttgagagccaccttgagcttcatcattctcatatttgttcattcaatcaatcaagaagcaagactaaggacttgagtagagagaagcttgtgtgcatccgttcttggtgatcggttcttactcaagtgaagaccctagcttgttactcttggtgattggcagcacctaggcgatcttggtgattgaaggtgtttcttccggagcttgacaacgattgtgggagcccgaagaagtttgtacgtggcttgagctccaccacgccgggatggtgaatggagactcttagtgagcgccctcgtctcggtgacttgggaggtgacaggactcttagtgagtgtcacaacgtggattaggggtgtgtgccaacacatcgacaccacgggaggtgacaagactcttgttccactgcttggttcatatgagatgatgtacttgttgacccttcaccgaaatgggctgccttctggtgaatctgaattagcattgcaagaggccacccgcggtcaagagctgcttgcatgtaagtccgccattcttcggtgtttgctataagcatcaactccaagaaatccccttcagttccccaattcgtcacagtctgaacagttaggaaatgagtctttggattcacattgaatatctcgtgaagccatttgcgtatggaaccaaaactcctctctaagggtttatctattccgcactctctttgttcaaaagctgatagatctatTCCATatgcatcatgagaaatatagtagtcaccataatgaacttgaaaacgaagcttgctcgacatatctggacacacaatcatgatattaaattgattgctaatctactgtttcaaaaaaaataattacaacataatctatttgtaaagcctTGAAAAAATTTAGTTACctacagtcgccggctcgaaaatccggcagggcttcgcctctctccctccctccctcttttttcttggtttctggaattttagtgatgcaaatgaggggtgggggaccagccaacccttatataagggtgggagagccggtcgccctgcagccgggcggccaaggccggccgccctgctgccgggcgaccggccctcAGGGACCTGCGCGTAAATATTTTCGCAAAAGTTTTTGCACAAAATCCTCTGCCGCCCCGCAGAGGGGCGACCagatcccggccgcccggcagcggggcggccggggtatattcctgtaaattttgaaaacgaatatatatttttgtaaaaaacgaaaataaaaaataataataaaaaccGCCGGAAGAGACGGGAGGTTTGGAATTGGAAAAGGGCCCAGTTGCGTTCGAGCTCCAGGCCGACCGGCAGTGGACTGACTGGCTCCCTCCTCAACCGTCTGTCGTCTccacgccgtgcgccgccggttAGGGCAGCAAGATGCTTACGCGCTAAGCAAAAGAAGGATTCGCACCCTGTTCTTGCTCGTCCCTGTCATTGGGGGATCAAATCTCAATCAGGCCCGCCGCGTTAAGGAAGCACAATGAGAAGAGACGCGACGCGCTCGAACGCCCTGAAGCTGCAGGCACCAGTCAGATTCTTCCTCGACGGAGTCACCCTGCTGTCGCCTAGCAGGTTTTCTTTCTTGTTCACGTCCTCTCCGTCCGTACGCTTTTGCCCTGTCAGTGTCAGCTTCGGTCAGTACGGAGAATGGGAGGCCCGAACCCTTCTTGGGCAAGGAGCTTCTCGTCACACCCGTCATGTCTCAACCGTACTACTAGTAGTATCAGTGACTGACGCTACGTGATCGCCCACCTTTCACCCGGTCAACCTCCAAACGCAATGGTAGTGGCACCGTCTACTTTCGAGTGTTAACAAGTCAGCCTCTAGAACCACACgtcagagcaagtattataataCCGGTCACTAACTAGGGTGAATGCTGATGCGGAGgagagagtggagagagtgGAGAGAAAAGAAGAGTTGTAACTTGTAAAGTTACAATTGGTTTCGATATAAGAATCAAAACAATTTGTGAGAGAAATAAATTGACCATAAAATGATGGGGAAAAACTAACTACTACACACGTGAGCTGAGAAATGAGCTGAAAAAATTCTTATAGACGGCAACGAGTTATATTATTAACCTTGGGATTATATGAGGTGCAAACTAATCTCTTCGTGCAAACTatacaaacttcaatttgggtcATTGGATCAACATTCAAGGGGAGGGATGCAGGAGTGGGAGGGGAATTTGCAAAAATATAATTATCCAATCCAAGGGCGGGCgtttaattgtaaaattactcaATCTTTCCATgttccttggatgttgatctgatggtccaaattgaagtttgcacaATTTGTATACGAAGAGGTACATTTGCACTTGATATATACCTTGCTCTCAGGCAGAGCTCATAAGGAGCTAAGCCTTCTCCCACCGAGTCGTCGTCTTGTAAAGTAAAGCGGTGACGAAGACGGGAGAGCCTTCTCGCTTAAGAGAGCCACGCTCTTAATGATCGTAGTTTGGTTCGTCTTCGCCCCTCCCGCGCCCGCCCTTATCGATGTCGCCGTTTCATTAACGCAACAACGGGAAGAGGCGTCGATGTGGCCACGTGGCGGGTTACGGCCACAAATCCACGGTCCTGCGGGCTGCGGTTAGTTGCCGCGAGTGCTCTGCAGTGAACACACGCGCCGCCCGTCCGCGTTCGTCCGCGCCTCTCGAGCACGTTTCGGTCACGTGATCCGGTGCCTCATGCCTTCGTCATCCCCACACCCACAGCAGCCCGAACACCGTCGTGAGCCTTCTGGGAACGTCCCCTCTTTCTTTCTCCGGAATCAGGATACCAGATCACCGTGGAAGAACAGAAAGAGCCCTGCTGCCATCATTTTTCTCATCGGCAGATCCAAGCAAAATTCGAGGCCAGGTGACCCTTCCGGAACGCAGATTTCTGGGAATCTTCAACGGCTACCCACCCCCAAAATGGTACATGCAGCACACGCTGTGTCTGTGCAGGTTCAACGTTTAGGCCTTCGTTGAGTTGCAGGTGACAGAGAATCTTttcatatttaaaatattaaatatagactaatcacaaaactaatcataaaatttttctGTAAACTACAAGATGAATGTCAGCATTAGCGCGTGGTTGCTGTAGCAATTACTGTATCAATTTAGTTTCTAATCATAATctaattaggctcgttagattcatctcataaTTTACAAGCCAactatgaaattagttttttattttgtctagatttaatactccatacatataaGATTTCCGTTCCATGTGCATGTGATAggtttggaattttgaattttgcaactaaacaaggcctaagatGGAAAATGTAACAATCATCCAAGAGAAAATATTATAATTAACTTTCAAAACAAGTAAATATTGTAACAGGTTGTAAAAAAACTGAATGCTAAGGTGGAGAAGTGAGAGGATAAGCGAGATGTAAGCTTACAGCCGATTTCGATACAAgaatcaaaaaaaattataaaaaagatAGGTGGACCATGTATTTGTCAAAGTTTTGGCAAGCCAAAATGTAGACGAAAAACTTGCTACTATTTTGGTAAGCTAAATTTGAGATATTGACAGCTTTTGATAGCAAATCAAGTGTCCAAAAAATTGGCAATTATTGCCTAGCCAAAATGTTGGCATACCAAGAATTTGGCAGCCAGCCAATCAAATTCTAAAATACAGTGACACGACAAGACACATGTTTTCAAGACTATAAAATTTGTTGAAACTTGCATTGAGGGTTATATAGTTTTATTTCTTGCAATTGTGCTCAATCAAATTACTCATAATTAAATTCTATGACTAGTCTATGAAATCGTGAAATGAATTGCATTGGAGGATATGCGAACTCAAATGAACTTAGATGGGACGACATTCTATGTAATTATGTAATGGAATCTTGCCCTGGGAACAACCCTACCGTTAACAGCCTGATGTATTATTAATCTGGTCTACTAAATGATTTAAGATCAGGTGCACATGGTGTGTCCCGTGTGCCTGTCGTCGCCGGATTCGATGCCACCTCCGGGGAAGCCGCTCGAGAGCCGAccatttcatttcattttttttgttgagtTGCGTGGCGACCATTACTGTTGGAGAATACGCAATAAAAGAATTGGTAGACCGGTAGTTTTATAAAAAAGAAGTGGTAATAAAGAAGTGAGTAGAAGaccaacagaaaaaaaaaatacaaaaagaaaagagagaaaaaaaaacggaatgcgGCGGATTCCGGGGGCTCGCATCTGGAATCAACGACATCCACCCGTCGCAAATCATGGGGCCGGCCGCGGAGACGGATCGGCACCCCCTGTTTTTCTTTGGATTATCGGCACCCctgatttcttcaaaaaaaaattgaaataaaattcaaaaaaaaatcggcaCTCCTGTTAGCGCCAGTTTGTCCGTTGCGATGGGTGTGGATAAGCATCTCGAGGGTCAAACGTGTCCGCTTTAATTGGGGGGACCCCGGACATCAAGCTATCTGTGAAGAGGTCCGTGGGTGGCCGACATGCAACTTTCTCCAAatgaattttcttttttttcacatGGAAAAGAATGGCATTGCACACCATTAAAGTAAGCACACAATGTTTAAAACTTTGCAGTTTTAACTTTTATGGAAGCGTTCATTGGAAGTAGCGGTATGATCCAAGCAGTGTTCTACTCATTATTGTTCACATCAAATTTGCTATGTTCCTTTTTTAGAAATTTCAACTTCAAATTTGCTACGTTCTTTCTTTACTAGATTTCGTATATACCACCCCacatttattatgattttaaaTATTCGCTTGCATATGTTCAACTGTAAccaaccaacagtatttttctcttacaccaaatcagcaccagcaccaaccagccagcagtacttttctctcataacaaatcagcatcagccaccagccacagccagtcGAACAGAGTGAAAGAGATATCGTATATACCACGCCTCCTTTTTTATGATTTTAAATATTCACTTGGGTATGTTCTTTTTTTATACTAATAGTATGATGAGAGAAGGCAAATATCATCCTCACAGGGCAATATCTGACATCACACAAATACATGCTTTTAGAGGGGTTAGAGTGTAAAATGGGATCGCCGCCCTATTTTTAGCTGGCACCGTACTTCATTTTGCAGGCACTCCTTTTCAGTTTGGCTTGCTCCAGCCTCCAGAAACCTCACAACCCCTCGCCAGCAATCCGGCCCCGGTCCCTCCCCCAGACACTGAATCTAAAGGGGGGCGTTGTTGCAGCAGGAATCCCGAAATTCTCGAGCCAAATTTGGTCTTGTTCCGCTCAAATTGCCTTCCTTTCGCTGTGTTCTTGTGGGCCATGTCTCTGTAcggcgggctcgccggagtttaTCCGCAAGAGGAGGAAGACCGACACGACGTCCAGATGGGTGACTCGGACTACGAGGACGACGAGTCGGACCAATCTGTAAGTGAAGCCGCCCTCTGCTCAGTTCTTGAGACGTAAGATTTTGCTCTCAAATGCTATTGCTTTGGCTTTTATGCCGTTTATTTTTGGGTAACCTTTTCGCTCAATTCACGTATGGCATGCCTATGCCTTGATTTTACACAAAAATTGTATGTGAAGTTAGTTTTGCTGATACACACTTGTCTAGTTCAACGCAGAAATTTTCTTTGTTTCGGAAATTTTTGTTTAGTTTAGTCCCTACATTAGCTCCGTTTCTCGATTTATTTGAATATATGCAGCTAGGAGCATTGGTTTCAGGCTAACTTGGGGTAATTTTGTGTTTGTAGACTTCTAAGGCGACAGAAGACACAACCCTTATGGATGTGAAGAAAGGGAAGGATATACAAGGGATCCCTTGGAACAGGATGAACACTACAAGAGACAGGTACAGGCAGGCAAGGTTGCAGCAGTATGCCAATTTTGAGAACATACCTAATTCCGGAAGAACCTCGGAGAAGGTATGGCATAGTTACATATTCAAATTAGCTGGTTGTGTTCTTCTCTAAAAAAGTTGCGTAATTTTTATGCGGTGATACTGGTTCAGGAATGCACACCAGCAGAGAAAGGCCAACTCTACTACGAGTTTCAGCACAACACAAGATCGGTGAAATCTACCATTCTTCATTTCCAGGTGAGCCATGCTCTATGTGTTTGTCATTGCAAATGTTAGTTCACTTTTCTTGGGTCATGCTATCCACGAGGTTATTAGACATGATAATCGAGATTGTATATCTGCTCTTTTTTTCTTGACCTTTTGTTTATCAATGTGCTGAATTACTACAGAAGTTTGCTAATTACAGAGCTTCAGCGCATGTTTGTCATGTCAAACTAAGAAAAAGGAGACAACTTATCTTGATGAATAGTAGTAACTAGTGAACTACAAACACTTTATAGTAGTACAACCAAGAGTTTAGCCTTTTCTAACCCCCTCAATATTTACTTGGCCGAAATGTGGCAGGTCAGTTAAATTGAATTGGTATCCTAGCGCACCACCATTTTTTCTGCACCATTTTTAACAGTGAATGCAGATTTCTATATCCATTTGGGCGTCAGTTGTCCTATTTTTTTTAAGGCCACCTCTATGTAGTTGCCTTGTATGTTTGTAGAACTAAGGTATCAATTGGCTGCTCAAATTCTTTTGTTGAGCTTGCTCCCTTGCTGTTTTGCAGTTGAGAAATTTAGTGTGGGCAACGACAAGGCATGATGTGTATCTTATGTCATACTATTCTGTGCTTCATTGGTCGGCATTGACTCGTGAGAAGCAAGAAATCATTGATCTTCAGGGGCATGTCGCACCATGTGAGGTACAGGATTTCTCTTCCATACGTTTATTTCAGAGCCTTGTCTATTTGATGTATGGCGATACCGACCTTATCTTTGTTTTTTGACTTCAGAAGCACCATGAAAATTTCTCTGAGGGATTTTATCATACTCAAGTCAGTACTTTGGCTGTGAAAAACAACTTGCTTGTTACTGGTGGATTTCATGGCGAAATAATATGCAAGGTATTTCTTTCCAATCTCACCTCCTTCCCCATTTCTGCCAAGCAATTATAATCAGGGTCTGATGCCTATTTGTTGGCCTGGCAACACAGTTTTTGGATCGTCGAGGAATAAGCTATTGTTGTAAGTCAACAAATGATGACAATGGTATTACTAATTCTTTGGAGATATACGAGAAACCTAGGTACTTTCTTTTCTGCTGGCAAATTATTACTTTGATTCCAAGGAATTGTTAACTGTGAATGTCAACCTAATCATGTATCGTGCCTTCTTCTTTGTAGTGGTTCTCTACACTTCTTGGCCTCAAACAATGATTGCGGAGTTAGAGACTTCGACATGGAAAAGTTTCAAATCTGCAACAacttccgatttgcttggccTGTCAATGTAAAGCCTTCACATAATTCTCACCTAATTCTTTTATTGTCCATTTTAGTGTTGACTATGTTGCGCATTTGTTAGATTTTTATTTTCCTAGTCAAATCCTGATGTTGACCATGGGGTTGAAAAACTATTATCTTATTTTACCCCCTTTTTAATTTATGCAGCATACATCACAGAATCCTGATGGCAAACTTGCTGTGATTGTGGGGGACAATCCTGATGGACTTCTGGTTGATGCTAATTCAGGGAAAGTAAGAAGAATGCAATCTTCAGTTGCTGACTTAAAATATAGAGTCCATAATTCATACAGGCTTATGCTTGTTTGTTTCTCGCAGACGGTTCATGATCTCCGTGGCCATTTGGATTACTCCTTCGCATCAGCATGGAACCCAGATGGCCGAACATTCGCCACTGGAAACCAAGACAAAACATGCAGGGTATGGGACATCAGGAATCTCTCCAAATCAGTTGCTGTATTGGGTGGCAATATCGGAGCCATCAGGTCAATTCGCTACACTTCCGATGGGAAGTTCTTGGCGATGGCAGAGCCTGCAGATTTTATCCACATCTTTGATGTTGATAGTGGGTACAGCAGGAAGCAGGAACTGGATTTCTTTGGTGAGATCGCTGGCATATCATTCAGTCCTGACACTGAATCTCTCTTTGTTGGTGTGCATGATCGTGCATACAGCAGCCTCCTCCAGTTCAACCGCCAACGATTCTACTCATACCTTGATTCAGCACTGTGAAGTTGCTACCGGCAGGGATCTGTGAGTGAGATCCAGATCACAGGTTGTAGAAACTAGAAATGGGTGTATATGTTTGGAGGTGGCGTTTGCTTTTGCTGAACAAGGTGTAGATATTCAACTAGCCTTTTTTTTCTGAACTGGCTGTAGATATTCAGAGCCATCTTTTCGGAGATTTGTGCTGTTTCTGTTGCTGTAATGTTGTTGTACATAAAGGGCTACTTGATGAACAGTTTCACGCAAGTTGTTATCGATGCAAGCTGGTTTTGGTGTCAAAACCTTCTCGTAATCTCTTCTTCGCGAAAGAGTCAAAATCAGCAGCACCAGCAGATTTGAAATGTACGTCAGTTGAACTTACCTGAGAAGTGACAAAAGCATACGAAGAATAAAGAGGTCGCAGAATATTGATCTTACATAAAGATTTTATGAGTTAATAACTCATGCCTCAAACGGTAAATTACAAGAGAACAATTGTAAGCATGTTTACACGAGGGGTTTCCCGATATACTCTTCTACAAGTTCAGGTAGGTACAACCTCAGTAGACGAGGTAGAGAGCCGCATAAGATAGGTTCCTATAGCAATACACAGCAGTAAAAGCTGAACGAAACAAAATATTGAAACCCTACTGGCCTTAGATTGCAGCTGCAGGACTTCAGAACTGCCGGACAGCTCTTTGCACCGCACCTGTAGCTTCTCTGCCATCTCCTCTAACACCATTGCTCTGTTTTCGGTGTGTCGGAGTCTAAGTCCGAGCTGCTTGTAGTCTTCAGATAGAGACTTTTGCGCTTCGTATAGAGCCATTTGATCCTCGGCCAGAGTTACCGAGGCTTGATAAGCTCTTGTTAGGACGGTGCACTGAATCTCTGCTTCCATCTTCTCCTGGTACAGTTGATCTAGTTCAGATTGTGACAACAGGAGATTTGTATTCTCGATTATGGTAGCTTCAAGTTCATGTATTCTTGaagccttctccttgatcagtGCTGATGCCTCTACCAACCTGGACTCGAGATGTTTTATCCTTTCATTTACCTCTTCAAAAGGTTCCTCAAGATGGACCGACCCATTCCATTCATCATGATGGACATCTAAATCATCAGTTGGTTCTTTTCCAATTGCCATGATTTTTTCTATCTCTGCAATATGCATAGGAGAAATGACTATATTAAACAGAGCAATATAAAGAGGATGATACTATTTCAATCCACTACATGTGAAATGTAACCATGCTAGTAGTGGTAGTGTTAACAAACAAAATGAAAAGAATTTATTCCAGGGGGGAACATATCAGGACAAATTTATGAATTGTTAGGAGATGCTTCTAGGAGAAGGCGATACAATTCCACTCACAACAAGGAGCAAAATCCCCAGCAATCATTTatcccccccccctttttttttcttccttctgGAGCTCTGCCATTCATCCAAGCAGAGCAGAGAATTACAGCAGATTTTATTGTCGAGTTGAATCAGATGACAGTTTTATTGTTCAATTGCACAGTTCACTGCCAACAAGATGACCTAACATGATGCGAATCAGATGACAGTTTTATTGTTCAATTGCACAGTTC carries:
- the LOC120713684 gene encoding uncharacterized WD repeat-containing protein C2A9.03-like isoform X2 → MSLYGGLAGVYPQEEEDRHDVQMGDSDYEDDESDQSTSKATEDTTLMDVKKGKDIQGIPWNRMNTTRDRYRQARLQQYANFENIPNSGRTSEKECTPAEKGQLYYEFQHNTRSVKSTILHFQLRNLVWATTRHDVYLMSYYSVLHWSALTREKQEIIDLQGHVAPCEKHHENFSEGFYHTQVSTLAVKNNLLVTGGFHGEIICKFLDRRGISYCCKSTNDDNGITNSLEIYEKPSGSLHFLASNNDCGVRDFDMEKFQICNNFRFAWPVNHTSQNPDGKLAVIVGDNPDGLLVDANSGKTVHDLRGHLDYSFASAWNPDGRTFATGNQDKTCRVWDIRNLSKSVAVLGGNIGAIRSIRYTSDGKFLAMAEPADFIHIFDVDSGYSRKQELDFFGEIAGISFSPDTESLFVGVHDRAYSSLLQFNRQRFYSYLDSAL
- the LOC120713684 gene encoding uncharacterized WD repeat-containing protein C2A9.03-like isoform X1; amino-acid sequence: MSLYGGLAGVYPQEEEDRHDVQMGDSDYEDDESDQSTSKATEDTTLMDVKKGKDIQGIPWNRMNTTRDRYRQARLQQYANFENIPNSGRTSEKECTPAEKGQLYYEFQHNTRSVKSTILHFQLRNLVWATTRHDVYLMSYYSVLHWSALTREKQEIIDLQGHVAPCEHHENFSEGFYHTQVSTLAVKNNLLVTGGFHGEIICKFLDRRGISYCCKSTNDDNGITNSLEIYEKPSGSLHFLASNNDCGVRDFDMEKFQICNNFRFAWPVNHTSQNPDGKLAVIVGDNPDGLLVDANSGKVRRMQSSVADLKYRVHNSYRLMLVCFSQTVHDLRGHLDYSFASAWNPDGRTFATGNQDKTCRVWDIRNLSKSVAVLGGNIGAIRSIRYTSDGKFLAMAEPADFIHIFDVDSGYSRKQELDFFGEIAGISFSPDTESLFVGVHDRAYSSLLQFNRQRFYSYLDSAL